A single region of the Lycium barbarum isolate Lr01 chromosome 2, ASM1917538v2, whole genome shotgun sequence genome encodes:
- the LOC132627916 gene encoding serpin-ZX-like → MDLQESISNQTGVSLTLSKHVFSTEVKGDANMVFSPLSIHVVLGLIASGSNDPTRAQLLSFLKSKSIDELNSLSSQLVDVVFVDGGPSGGPRLSVANSVWVEQTLPLKYSFKQIVDNVYKATSSSVDFQNKAVEVAGQVNQWAEKETSGLIKEILPADSVDSATRLVFANALYFKGAWDEKFDASLTKDNEFHLLSGTSVQVPFMTSKKKQYVKAYDGFKVLSLPYKQGEDRRHFSMYFFLPDANDGLPALVEKVSSESQFLERHLPYQKVGVGEFRIPKFKISFGFEASNVLKGLGLVLPFSGDGLTEMVDSPVGSNLYVSSIFHKSFIEVNEEGTEAAAATASVVKLRSVMVEEKIGFVADHPYLFLIREDATGAVLFVGSVLNPLID, encoded by the exons ATGGACCTTCAAGAATCAATCAGCAACCAAACAGGCGTATCCTTAACACTATCCAAACATGTCTTTTCCACCGAAGTTAAAGGGGACGCCAACATGGTCTTCTCCCCTTTGTCGATCCATGTAGTATTGGGTCTCATAGCATCGGGTTCAAATGACCCGACCCGGGCCCAATTGCTTTCTTTCCTCAAATCCAAATCTATTGATGAACTCAACTCTCTTTCTTCTCAGCTTGTTGATGTTGTATTTGTTGATGGTGGGCCTAGTGGTGGGCCCCGTCTCTCTGTTGCTAACAGTGTTTGGGTTGAACAGACTTTGCCTTTGAAGTATTCTTTCAAACAGATTGTGGACAATGTTTATAAGGCTACTTCTTCTTCTGTTGATTTTCAGAACAAG GCTGTTGAGGTTGCCGGTCAAGTGAATCAATGGGCTGAAAAGGAAACAAGCGGGCTTATCAAAGAAATTCTTCCAGCTGACTCAGTTGACAGTGCAACAAGACTTGTGTTTGCAAATGCATTGTACTTTAAAGGAGCCTGGGATGAGAAGTTCGATGCATCACTGACAAAGGACAATGAGTTTCACCTTCTCAGTGGGACGTCTGTTCAAGTGCCCTTCATGACTAGCAAGAAGAAGCAATATGTGAAAGCCTATGACGGTTTCAAGGTGTTGAGCCTTCCGTATAAACAGGGTGAGGATAGGCGTCATTTCTCCATGTACTTCTTTCTTCCTGATGCGAATGATGGACTGCCAGCTTTGGTAGAAAAGGTCAGTTCTGAATCCCAATTCTTGGAGCGACACCTACCATATCAGAAGGTTGGAGTTGGTGAATTTCGTATCCCCAAATTTAAAATATCGTTTGGATTTGAAGCTTCTAATGTTCTGAAAGGGCTTGGCCTGGTATTGCCTTTCTCCGGTGATGGCCTCACCGAGATGGTTGACTCCCCTGTTGGCAGTAACCTTTATGTATCTAGCATCTTTCACAAATCCTTTATCGAGGTAAATGAAGAGGGAACAGAAGCTGCAGCTGCAACCGCTAGTGTGGTTAAACTAAGATCAGTGATGGTGGAAGAGAAAATAGGCTTTGTTGCTGATCATCCGTATCTCTTCCTGATAAGAGAAGATGCAACAGGTGCGGTACTGTTTGTTGGTAGTGTGCTTAATCCTCTCATAGACTAA